Proteins encoded together in one Triticum dicoccoides isolate Atlit2015 ecotype Zavitan chromosome 7B, WEW_v2.0, whole genome shotgun sequence window:
- the LOC119340471 gene encoding uncharacterized protein LOC119340471, which yields MVPAKGWSRRVGSARSFVGNALGGVRGWTNVASWAVAGTLAYYLWVRPARQLQKEQQERAALAAASDPYRYVEKRKPIPDPQDTGLTYGKKKDPPKSDN from the exons ATGGTGCCGGCGAAGGGGTGGAGCCGGAGGGTCGGGAGTGCGCGGTCGTTCGTGGGGAACGCGCTGGGCGGCGTCCGCGGGTGGACCAACGTCGCCTCCTGGGCCGTCGCCGGGACCCTCGCCTACTACCTCTGGGTCAGACCCGCGCGCCAGCTCCAGAAGGAGCAGCAG GAACGAGCTGCTCTAGCTGCTGCCTCGGATCCATACCGTTATGTCGAGAAACGGAAACCAATTCCTGACCCCCAG GACACTGGCCTAACTTATGGGAAGAAGAAGGATCCTCCGAAGTCTGACAACTAG